Proteins encoded in a region of the Sphingopyxis sp. OAS728 genome:
- a CDS encoding M23 family metallopeptidase: MSQAIPLRRADSDAQPRLGWRDRLAELDLVPDLGDNIGSAEWWCGLATLTLLCGTAIATFPGIQPFEVSGTPALDAADFNEARAQMIVPLAYGGDTGRHMAATDAVRPLTQTPERPQIELTATLGSGDSFARLLERSGVGSSEAQALANQVSGAVPLADIAPGTRIDLILGRRAARTMPRPVEALAMRARFDLRIEMERQGGQLVMRRIPIAVDATPLRIRGRVGDSLYRSARAAGAPPQAIQSYLRVVGKQISVGSDIRAGDEFDIIVDYRRAETGESETGKLLYAGLIRGGKSKLSMLEWNVDGRTQWFEASGVGEQRGGMARPTNGRVTSTFGMRRHPILGYKRMHSGMDFGGGYGAPIYAVTDGVVTIAGRHGGFGNYVKLNHGNGLGTGYGHMSRIAVRPGQRVNRGQVIGYIGSTGLSTGPHLHYELYRNGRAVNPSSVTFVTRALLEGKALADFRARIRSLTSIAPGAALTPIAPKQVERPKLGSLADVASKRAGDGI, translated from the coding sequence ATGTCGCAAGCGATACCGCTGCGGCGTGCGGATTCGGACGCGCAGCCGCGGCTCGGCTGGCGCGACCGGCTGGCAGAGCTCGACCTCGTTCCCGACCTTGGCGACAATATCGGTTCCGCCGAATGGTGGTGCGGTCTCGCGACATTAACCTTGCTCTGCGGAACCGCGATCGCGACCTTCCCGGGGATCCAGCCGTTCGAGGTAAGCGGAACCCCTGCGCTCGACGCCGCCGATTTCAACGAAGCACGCGCGCAGATGATCGTCCCGCTCGCATATGGCGGCGATACCGGCCGGCATATGGCGGCGACCGACGCCGTCCGTCCGCTGACGCAGACCCCCGAACGCCCGCAGATCGAACTCACCGCCACCTTGGGCAGCGGTGACAGCTTCGCGCGCCTGCTCGAACGCTCGGGTGTCGGCAGCAGCGAGGCCCAAGCGCTGGCAAACCAGGTGTCGGGCGCGGTTCCGCTCGCCGACATCGCGCCGGGCACGCGCATCGACCTGATCCTCGGTCGCCGCGCCGCACGCACGATGCCGCGTCCGGTCGAGGCGCTCGCGATGCGCGCACGCTTCGACCTCCGCATCGAAATGGAGCGGCAGGGCGGCCAGCTCGTGATGCGCCGCATCCCGATTGCGGTCGACGCGACCCCGCTGCGGATTCGCGGTAGGGTCGGCGACAGCCTTTATCGTTCGGCGCGCGCCGCCGGGGCGCCGCCGCAGGCGATCCAGTCGTATCTTCGCGTCGTCGGCAAACAGATTTCGGTTGGCAGCGATATCCGCGCCGGCGACGAGTTCGACATCATCGTCGATTACCGCCGCGCCGAAACGGGCGAGAGCGAGACGGGCAAGCTGCTCTACGCTGGGCTGATCCGCGGCGGAAAATCGAAACTCTCGATGCTCGAATGGAACGTCGACGGCCGGACCCAATGGTTCGAGGCCTCGGGCGTCGGCGAACAGCGCGGCGGCATGGCGCGCCCGACGAACGGCCGCGTGACATCGACCTTCGGCATGCGGCGGCACCCGATCCTCGGTTACAAGCGCATGCACAGCGGGATGGACTTCGGCGGCGGCTATGGCGCGCCGATCTATGCGGTGACCGACGGCGTCGTCACCATCGCCGGGCGCCACGGCGGCTTCGGCAATTATGTGAAGCTCAACCACGGCAACGGGCTCGGCACGGGCTATGGCCATATGAGCCGCATCGCGGTGCGCCCCGGCCAGCGCGTTAATCGCGGGCAGGTGATCGGCTATATCGGCTCGACCGGCCTCTCGACCGGCCCGCACCTCCATTACGAACTCTATCGCAACGGCCGCGCGGTGAACCCGTCGTCGGTGACTTTCGTCACCCGCGCTTTGCTCGAAGGGAAGGCGCTCGCCGACTTCCGCGCGCGCATCCGGTCGCTGACGTCGATCGCGCCGGGCGCCGCGCTGACCCCGATCGCACCCAAACAGGTCGAGCGGCCGAAGCTCGGCAGCCTCGCCGACGTCGCCTCGAAACGCGCGGGCGACGGGATCTGA